One genomic segment of Sebastes fasciatus isolate fSebFas1 chromosome 17, fSebFas1.pri, whole genome shotgun sequence includes these proteins:
- the LOC141754939 gene encoding uncharacterized protein LOC141754939: protein MFQFSKYPMDILEMLSGHQAHQFKGLGLERQLSHQQQVQLQHQQQLQQQHQPSADSSGSLLSGLGLGSLQSSRSNAFADSSSLFAKMGAPPPSISHQSHSSSSSHSSRKSSKMSSSSSSSGSSGYPQFLRPFHPAEAALAQEQLHSGMGRFDFSGGSGGGGAGVLGGVVTPAPPPPPLHPGLSIPQPSPGPPSSSPSTSTSSASNNPPGSTAVPLVGQSDPRSLHQQFSCMLAANQYFLSGVPTNSSLEQFLVQQGTHNHLGLGLGQGTGESNSALAPPPALHSSHSHSHTGQPQQQQQQLTPHALSHPHSHTHHPHPLHPAPQPPPLGGFDFQGIPVLSSNQIASLMQQEAGLPLPLPLHLSLSKDDAKTGDSSSSSASSGGSRRKKAMAGYLPQRKSETSTHTQGSSSVSNCHNSSSSGHSQSSSSGLVGGGSGGVGISGIGSEPPHSSLLSPSSQQQQSSSTVSSSSSAPPSSNSTSVLVANGNQQSKSQDRHRNSSSGQAEPEPLYHCGECGKTFTHLSSLRRHLRSHGLTPESQSRKSDCNSPSPERIFCCGECGKRFKKRGHLIQHSVTHSENRPFVCNICQKSFNRRESLTRHEKIHDEKPFRCPACGRCFRESTSLLNHAASGACGKPPRSSKNRTSSGGSGSSNPSSSKMGSSGDRVGIPNDGAAMSNDGKYATDYSRSRYQNPSSYSSGVDDYRRPQSSSLYSSESSLASEMNNQTLRKAPLAPTLHPHPQSQQQQQHHHHQPPQQPQPHLPLSSLLDDSEDEVTSSAMSAIAAAAAASCDLNTESREGERRDIIGGLLGGLGFGNLGGPSSTSSLNGSTMPLTHPSQPHAKPRRPRKPREKRDPSSIVRRRRSPAPPGDGTERPYSCQICCKRFRRAETLRRHNRVHTGEKPHACDVCGKMFREPFHLTKHLTVHSGQKNYKCNLCGKMFAYAQSLVRHGKLHRKGEIDSQGRRIKGAAAAAAAAAISQVAASGNSDYFSACSQGEKSPTSGTPSQRLYTCTVCWKSFRHYFHLTAHQQTVHGGGVGLEKSFRCEVCGKAFAYSNSLVRHKLSQHGIDRSGQRVNQSQPPGYSPLFYDSGSGPNYAGSSHMQQGATGQQQQQQQQQQQQPPQQQQQQQQLQLQHPFHYRSKNFQKRHGQTKKQRKKKRRVLIHSIMRDGKLVGVPLSKDTRRKLLALRRKRGKLQAALNKKKLLSQLRMKGGVMNVKSWSGGAVKVAGLTSMEIPIKRFPCPICPSTTYAKQGSLLIHHAIRHPPRNSGRHARLRCQVCGRRTSSLHKALKHRGHHLKQAAFQCRKCRHRFWNPRLLERHKFCCRGAPAGVNWELMRMKSPPSDNVPSPPQLTVPVLVQPERSTVLTEYSQ, encoded by the coding sequence ATGTTCCAGTTCAGCAAGTACCCCATGGACATCTTAGAGATGCTGAGTGGACACCAGGCCCACCAGTTCAAAGGCCTGGGATTAGAACGACAGCTGAGCCACCAGCAGCAGGTCCagctgcagcatcagcagcagctccagcagcagcaccagcccTCCGCTGACAGCTCTGGAAGCCTCCTGTCCGGCCTCGGCCTCGGATCCCTCCAGAGTTCTCGGAGTAACGCCTTCGCCGACTCCTCGTCGTTGTTCGCCAAAATGGGCGCCCCACCCCCATCCATCTCCCATCAGAGCCACTCGTCCTCTTCGTCTCACAGCTCCAGGAAGTCCAGTAAGAtgagcagcagtagcagcagcagcgggagCTCGGGGTACCCCCAGTTCCTGCGTCCTTTCCACCCAGCCGAGGCGGCGCTGGCTCAGGAGCAGCTCCACTCTGGGATGGGACGTTTTGACTTCAGCGGGGGCAGCGGTGGAGGAGGCGCAGGGGTCCTCGGGGGAGTCGTCACTCCTGCACCCCCGCCTCCACCGCTGCATCCAGGTCTCTCTATCCCCCAGCCCTCCCCTGGTCCCCCCTCTTCGTCGCCCTCTACCTCCACCTCTTCGGCCTCCAATAACCCCCCCGGCAGCACTGCAGTCCCCTTAGTCGGCCAGTCCGATCCCCGCAGCCTCCACCAGCAGTTCAGCTGCATGCTCGCCGCCAACCAGTACTTCCTGTCCGGCGTCCCCACCAACAGCAGCCTGGAGCAGTTCCTCGTCCAGCAAGGCACTCACAACCACTTAGGCTTGGGTCTGGGCCAAGGGACCGGCGAGTCAAACTCGGCCCTGGCCCCTCCCCCCGCCCTCCACTCCTCACACAGCCACAGCCACACAGGGCAGcctcagcagcaacaacagcagctgacCCCTCATGCCTTATCTCATCCGCACAGCCACACCCACCACCCGCACCCTCTCCACCCGGCTCCCCAGCCTCCCCCGCTGGGTGGATTTGATTTCCAGGGCATTCCGGTCCTTTCCTCTAACCAGATAGCGTCACTAATGCAGCAAGAGGCCGGCCTTCCCCTTCCCCTGCCCCTGCACCTGTCCCTCTCTAAAGACGATGCAAAAACAGGAGACAGCTCGTCTTCATCAGCTTCAAGTGGAGGAAGCAGGAGAAAGAAAGCGATGGCGGGCTACCTGCCCCAGAGGAAATCGGAGACTAGTACCCACACTCAAGGCAGCAGCAGTGTTAGTAACTGCCATAACAGCAGCTCGAGTGGGCACAGTCAGAGCTCCTCATCGGGCCTCGTGGGAGGAGGATCTGGGGGTGTTGGGATAAGTGGCATCGGAAGCGAGCCACCgcattcctctctcctctcaccgTCCTCACAGCAACAGCAGTCATCCTCcaccgtctcctcctcttcgtctgcCCCTCCTTCCTCTAACTCCACCTCTGTGCTTGTAGCTAACGGtaaccaacagtccaaatccCAAGACCGCCACCGTAACAGTTCATCTGGCCAGGCCGAACCAGAACCCCTTTACCACTGTGGTGAATGTGGTAAAACCTTCACCCACCTCTCCAGCCTCCGGAGGCACCTCCGCAGCCACGGCTTGACGCCAGAAAGCCAGAGCAGGAAGTCAGACTGTAACTCCCCCAGCCCAGAGAGGATATTCTGCTGTGGCGAGTGTGGGAAGAGATTTAAAAAGAGGGGTCACCTCATCCAACATAGTGTCACCCACTCAGAAAACCGACCTTTTGTCTGCAACATCTGCCAAAAGTCCTTCAACCGTCGGGAGTCACTCACAAGACATGAGAAGATTCACGACGAGAAGCCTTTCCGCTGCCCGGCTTGCGGGCGTTGCTTCCGTGAGAGCACCTCCCTCCTCAACCATGCTGCTTCAGGTGCCTGTGGTAAACCTCCGCGGAGTTCAAAAAACCGGACGAGCAGTGGAGGGAGTGGGTCGTCCAACCCGAGCAGCAGTAAAATGGGAAGCAGTGGAGACAGGGTGGGAATCCCAAACGATGGGGCAGCAATGAGTAATGACGGGAAGTATGCAACGGATTATTCCAGAAGTCGCTACCAGAATCCGTCGTCCTACAGCAGTGGGGTCGACGACTACAGGCGACCACAATCCTCGTCTCTGTACTCCTCAGAGAGTTCGCTAGCCAGTGAAATGAACAACCAAACTCTGCGTAAGGCCCCTTTAGCCCCAACTCTTCATCCCCACCCACAGAgccagcaacagcagcagcaccaccaccaccaaccgcCGCAACAACCACAGCCAcacctccccctctcctccctatTGGATGATTCGGAGGACGAGGTCACCAGCAGCGCGATGTCGGCCATCGCCGCTGCAGCCGCAGCCTCTTGTGATCTAAACACAGAAAGccgggaaggagagaggagggatatCATTGGAGGCCTGCTGGGGGGGTTGGGGTTTGGTAACCTGGGCGGACCGTCATCCACGTCCAGCCTCAACGGTTCCACCATGCCTTTGACCCACCCTAGCCAGCCCCACGCCAAGCCCAGGAGGCCGAGGAAGCCCCGGGAGAAGAGGGACCCGAGCAGCATCGTCAGGAGAAGGAGGAGCCCTGCGCCTCCGGGGGACGGGACAGAGAGGCCCTACAGCTGTCAGATTTGTTGCAAACGTTTCAGAAGGGCGGAGACCCTGCGGCGCCACAACCGCGTCCACACGGGGGAGAAGCCTCACGCCTGTGACGTATGTGGCAAAATGTTCCGCGAGCCTTTCCACCTCACCAAGCATCTGACTGTGCACTCTGgtcaaaaaaactacaaatgcAATCTGTGCGGGAAGATGTTTGCCTACGCACAGAGCCTAGTGAGACACGGGAAGCTGCACAGGAAAGGTGAGATCGACAGCCAGGGGAGGAGAATTaaaggtgctgctgctgccgccgccgctgccgccATCAGTCAAGTCGCCGCCTCGGGAAACTCTGACTACTTCTCAGCTTGCTCCCAAGGAGAGAAGTCTCCAACATCTGGCACCCCCTCTCAGCGGCTGTATACCTGTACAGTGTGCTGGAAGTCATTCCGCCACTATTTCCACCTGACGGCACATCAACAGACTGTCCACGGTGGCGGGGTGGGGCTGGAGAAGTCCTTTCGTTGTGAAGTATGTGGTAAAGCCTTTGCCTACTCCAACAGCTTAGTGCGCCACAAGCTGTCTCAACACGGCATCGACCGCAGTGGCCAGCGAGTCAACCAGTCCCAACCCCCCGGATACTCACCACTCTTCTATGATTCTGGATCAGGTCCAAACTACGCCGGGTCGTCTCACATGCAGCAAGGGGCGACTgggcaacagcagcagcaacaacaacaacaacagcagcaaccgccgcaacaacaacaacagcagcaacagctgcagctgcagcaccCTTTTCACTACCGCTCAAAAAACTTCCAAAAGCGGCATggacaaacaaaaaagcaaagaaaaaaaaaaagacgagtGCTGATCCACAGCATCATGAGGGACGGAAAGCTGGTGGGTGTCCCTCTGAGCAAAGACACCCGCAGGAAGCTGCTGGctctgaggaggaagaggggcaAACTGCAGGCAGCgctcaacaaaaaaaagctcCTGTCCCAGCTGAGGATGAAGGGCGGCGTGATGAACGTGAAGTCGTGGAGCGGAGGTGCCGTGAAAGTCGCCGGACTGACCTCGATGGAAATCCCCATCAAGCGCTTCCCCTGCCCCATCTGCCCCAGCACCACATATGCCAAGCAGGGTTCTCTGCTGATCCACCACGCCATCCGGCACCCGCCGAGAAACTCAGGCCGCCACGCCCGTCTGCGGTGCCAGGTGTGTGGGAGACGCACCAGCTCATTACACAAAGCCTTGAAACACAGGGGCCACCATCTTAAACAAGCCGCATTCCAATGCCGCAAATGCCGACACCGTTTCTGGAACCCCCGCCTCCTGGAACGCCACAAGTTCTGCTGCCGGGGGGCGCCTGCTGGCGTGAACTGGGAACTGATGAGGATGAAATCTCCGCCGTCAGATAATGTCCCTTCACCGCCCCAGCTAACGGTCCCAGTTCTGGTCCAGCCTGAGAGATCAACAGTTCTGACTGAGTAcagtcagtaa